The following nucleotide sequence is from Bradyrhizobium roseum.
CGAGAAGATCCTGAATGAAGCCGGCGTCGCCGCGACGACGATCCAGACCGCCGTCCGTTTTGCCGCAATCATCCAGTCGGTCGCGGTGGCGATCGAAGCGAGCGCAATGACGCCGGCGGAGGCCGCCGAGTAATCAAATATCTCGCGATGCCGCGCCGGTGCCGGTACACCAGCCGGTGCCGGTGCGCTACAGGGCCACGACCGTTTGATCCGGCTGGCCCGCACCATGCGTAACGCCGCATGGCAATCCCGAGTGACAATCCCTGTCGCAGCTCTCCATGATTTTCCGGATCGTCGCGACGCAACGACCGCATTCGACCCGGCATCCCAGACAGCCGTAGACCTGGTGGGTCGTGCGCGGCACCTCATCCCTCCCATTCACCGCCGAGCGGACGTCGTGGTCAGTCAGGACATTGCAGGAGCAGACGATCATGGCGGGTAAAGATCCTGACTTCACATAGTCGCGTCACAACGCGCATTCCAACCCTGATGCCTTGGCCATCGTGCGGGTGCCCAAGCCGGTCATATCCTGGACCGCAGTCACGGGCTGCCCGCTCCCCTTTGCCTCACCCGAACTTGAACAGAACGCCATAGCCGCCCCGGGGGTAGCTCCACTCGATGTCGCCGCCTGGTTCACCGATCACCCGGCAGGTACCACACTCGACGCAGCCATCGACGGTGACCTCCACCTGTCCCTTGTCGTTGAGTTCGTAGCATCGCGCCGGGCAGGCCTTGAGCAGGGTGAGCAGCGCCGGCGTCGGCACGGCGTGCGGCCGTACCTTGATGTGAGCGCGGCCCGCATCGACCAAATAGCGGTTGTAGAACAGCTTGTCTTCGACGCGCACAGCCAGTTCCGTCGTCATGTTCGATCTCCACCGTTAGAGCCGCATTCAAAAGTCGCCACTGCCGTCACCGCCATGCCCGAGCGAGGCGGTACGCGTCGCCGAACAGGCCCGTCCATGACCGCGCTTTGACGAACGATCGCAGCGTGGTCTTTTCTTTGTCGATTTTGGGCGTCCCGTCGACGCGCACAAAATTCTGCATCGCCTTGGAGACGAGCTGCGGATAGGTCAGGAAGAAGTTCTGCGACTGGATATGCATCAGCTGCGGCATATCCTTGTATTTCTTGAGATCCTTGATGACGAAGGAATCGTCCAGCATTTTCTTGTAGAGCGCCAGGTTTTCCTTCGTCATTGGATCCTTGCGCGACTTGACCTGGAAAATCGCCTCGGCGGCGATGCGGCCGGAAGTCATGGCCAGATTGGATCCCTCGCGATGGATGGCATTGTTGAGTTGGGCGGCGTCGCCGACCACGACCCAGCCTTCGCCGTAGAGCTGCGGGATCGCGTTGTAGCCGCCTTCCGGAATGAGGTGTGCGGAATATTCCTTCACCTCGGAACCCTCGATCAGCGGCGCCACCGAGGGATGATGCTTGAACCGCTCGAGCAGGCCGTAGGGCGTTTCTCCGGTCTTCTGGAAGTCGGCCACGAGGCATCCGATGCCGAGCGATACGCACTCCTTGTTGGCGTAGATGAACCCCATGCCGGTCATGCCGCGCGAGATGGTGCCCGCCGCCTCGATCACGGTGCCTTCATCGCCCTTGAGGTTGAAGCGGGCTTCGATGGTCTCGCGCGGCAGGAAGTGCATCTCCTTGACCGCCAGCGCGACATTATCGGGCTTCGGCCTCTCCCGCAGGTCGGCCCGCGTGCCGAGCAACCCGTTCACGCCCTCCGCCAGCACGACCACATCGGCGTGCACCTCACCGTCGTGCCGGTCGGTGCGCACTCCGATCACCCGGCCGTAGGCATCTTGCACCAATT
It contains:
- a CDS encoding FAD-dependent oxidoreductase, translating into MIEERFDAIVVGAGMAGNAAALTLAQRGLKVLQLERGEYSGSKNVQGAILYADMLEKLIPDFREDAPLERHLVEQRFWMMDDRAHVGLHYRSDDFNEERPNRYTIIRAQFDKWFSGKVREAGATVLCETTVTELVQDAYGRVIGVRTDRHDGEVHADVVVLAEGVNGLLGTRADLRERPKPDNVALAVKEMHFLPRETIEARFNLKGDEGTVIEAAGTISRGMTGMGFIYANKECVSLGIGCLVADFQKTGETPYGLLERFKHHPSVAPLIEGSEVKEYSAHLIPEGGYNAIPQLYGEGWVVVGDAAQLNNAIHREGSNLAMTSGRIAAEAIFQVKSRKDPMTKENLALYKKMLDDSFVIKDLKKYKDMPQLMHIQSQNFFLTYPQLVSKAMQNFVRVDGTPKIDKEKTTLRSFVKARSWTGLFGDAYRLARAWR
- a CDS encoding ferredoxin family protein, with the translated sequence MTTELAVRVEDKLFYNRYLVDAGRAHIKVRPHAVPTPALLTLLKACPARCYELNDKGQVEVTVDGCVECGTCRVIGEPGGDIEWSYPRGGYGVLFKFG
- a CDS encoding (2Fe-2S)-binding protein, whose product is MIVCSCNVLTDHDVRSAVNGRDEVPRTTHQVYGCLGCRVECGRCVATIRKIMESCDRDCHSGLPCGVTHGAGQPDQTVVAL